GACTCGAACGTCTCGAGCGACCCGAGGACGGTAACCGACCGTCGACCGTCGACCGTCGAGTCGCCAATCGTCGTCCCGATCGGTCGGCGACGATACCGGCGATAGACCGATGGCCGTGGCGACCGAACCCGTCCCCATGGTCGATCCCGACCGCGTCCTCGTCCCGACGCTCGGCCGTCCGCGGGAGGACGAGGCGCTGGCCTACGCCCTCGAAACGTTTCCCGACGCCGCGATCACCCTGCTGGCGGTCGTAACCCCCCTGGACGCGCCGCTCAGCGAGGGCGGCGTCCTGGAGCGAAGCGAGGACCGCTCGTCGCAGGCGCGATCCAGCGCGGCCGACCTGCTCGAGTCGGTCGCCGAACCGACCGTGACGGCGCGGGTTCGAGTCGAGGCGGTCGAGGGGCGGCCCGGAACGATCATCCCGCAGTATGCGAGCGACGCGGACATCGATCACGTCGTCATGTACGGCCACGGGACCGACACGCGCGGTTTCGTCCGGCGGTTTCTCGGCCGCGGCGTCGCCACGACCGTCGTCGAACGGACCTCGCGTCCGGTGACGGTCCTCGAGTGAGACGCCGGTTCTCGAACGGGATTACCCGCCGATGACGGCCGTGAGCAGGCGGTAGAGCCCGTAGCCGACCGCGGTCGAACTCCCGAGCGTCAGCAGCCAGAAGGTGATCGTGACGCCGATCTTCCGCCGCGAAACGCCGGCCGAGCCGCCGGCCAGCCCGCCGCCGATGACCCCCGAAAGGACGATGTTGTTCAGCGAGATCGGAATCCCGAGCGCGATCGCCAGCTGCGCGACGATAAAGCCGGGCACGAGCGCGGCGATCGAGCGCCGGACCCCGAGCTGGGCATATTCCCGCGAGGTCGCCTGTAGCAGGCGCGGCGCGGCCATCCAGGCGCCCGCGAGGATGCCGGTCGCGCCGAGCGCCAGCAGGACGATTCCCGGCAGGCCGAGTTCCGTCCGAAAGAGGTTCTCGAGCGGTCCGGTCGCGAGGCCGACCTGCGAGCCACCCGAGGAGAAGGCAACGATGCCGCCGAGGACGAGCAGGAACGAGCGGATGCCGTCCTCGACGGAGTCGCGAACCCGTTCGCGGACCCAGTAGAACGCGAGGACGCCGACCCCGATCGTCACGAGGACGGTACCGAGGTCGAACTCGCCGGCGAGCGCCGGGCCGCCGCCGAACCGACGAGCGACGAATCCGGCGAGGGTTCCCTGCTCGGCGGTCGGATCGGGAATTACCCCGAGCCGGACGTTCGCGACGATGGCGCCGACGATGCCGGCCAGCAGCGGGACCCCGACCGTCTCGGGGACGTCGTCGCGCCGCAGGACCGTCGCCGTCGCGTACGCCAGTCCGCCGGACATGATCGGAACCAGCGCCCAGAAGATCCCGAGTCGGCGGTAGGTCGCCACGGCCGGATCGCCGCCCAGCGAGAGGCCGACGCCGACCATCGCGCCCGTCGTCGCGAACGCGGCCGGGATCGGATACCGCGTGTAGATCCCGATCGCCATGAACGTCGCTGCCGTCAGCAGGCCGGCGGTGGCCGCCAGCGGCGTGATCGCGACGCCGTCGATGAGTTCCGCGCCGACCGTCTCGGAGATGCTTCCACCCTGCATGAGCGCTCCCGCGGCCGCGAGCAGCCCGATCACGAACGCGGCCTGCATCGTCGAGATCGCGTTCGCGCCGATCGCGGGCGCGAAGGGCGGCGAGTTGCTGTTGGCCCCGAGCACCCACGACATGAACAGACAGGTGACGATCGCGGTCCCGACGAGTACGGTAGACGACAGTGCGACCATTTCGTCTCGTACCGCGTCGTTCCACGACCCGCTGGAAAAGCGTTGGCTCGAGCGAGGCCCCGGACGATTGCGACAGGCACCGGTCCTCGGTTACTCGCTCTCGAGGGATCGATCACGCGCTCTCGAGGGCGCCTTTTCCAGTACCGCGCGGTAATGGGCGTCTCCGTCGACCCGGAGTACGTCGCCGACGCGCCACGGCGTTTCGGCGGTCGCCTCGCGGAGTCGAGTGGGCGAGCACAGCAGGAAGTGGAGCGTTCGACCGACCTCGCGGTACCGTTCGCCGTCGGCTCCGTCGCGCTCGAACTCGGGGTGAAAACACCGATGGGCGATTCCCTCGCGGGGATCCGATCGGTAGCCAAAGCACTCGTCCAGCCGGGTCGGATCGTGGTTGTCGACGACGGCTGTCGCCTCGTCGGCCGTGACGCGGGCGAACTCCCAAAGTAACTCGCGAATCCCGGCTAGCGAGCCGCCCAGCCCCAACTGCATGCCGACTGCGTGGACGGCCCCGAACGCGTCCGTCGGAACCGGTAGGGCGAACATGTCGCCGACGAGCGTGGCCTCGAAGCCCCGTTGGCGGGCCGTCAGCACCGCGTTCGGACTCGCGTCGACGCCGACGGCTCGGACGCCGCGGTCGGCCCACCACAGGAGGTGGTTCCCCGCGCCACAGCCCACGTCGAGGATCGGCTCGCGGTCGGCCAGTCGCTCGAGAGCCTCGATCGTCGGCCGATCCCAGGACTCGCTGGACGAGAAATAGAACGACTCGACGTTGCCGTCCTGGGTGGCAGGGCCGTCGCGATAGACGAGTTCTCCCGGTTCGTCGCGGTGGTGTGCGAGCATCGCTCGGCCGAGCGGATCGGCCATTGCCCGCATCTCGTCGCGATCCCCCGCCGGTCGGGTGCGCTCTCGATCCATGTTCCAGTGGACGATCCGGCCGATATTATCGTTTTGGTGGTATTTGTTCCACGATAACAGTAAACACATCTCCCGACCGCTACCGATTTACGACGATCGATCCAACTTCCATGCATGAAGATCGAATTCGACGAGGACGTTTGTATCGGGATGTACCAGTGCGTCGCCGAGTGGAGCGAGTTCGAGAAGGATACGTCGAAGGGGAAAGCGGTCCTGAACGACTCGGAGGAGGTCGAGGACGGCGTCTTCGTTCGCGAGGTTCCCGACGGCTCGGAGCTGGACGCGAAGTTCGCCGCCCGGACCTGTCCCGTCGACGCGATCAAGATCTACGACGACGACGGCGAGCAGTTGATCCCCTGACGGCCGCGGCCGACGAGCGCCACTCAAGTGGAGAGCCCTCCTTCCGTCTCGCACCGATCTTCGAGTCACCGTTTCGAATCGTCACCCGCTCGTTCTCGCCGCACGCGATCGTCACCGACCGCCGATGAACTGACCTGGTGATCGCTCGAGCGCCCGTACGACGCCTCTCCGTCGTCAGTCGAGCGCGTTTCGGACATTAGTCTATTTTTCCGGAACTAATATTTTAATTCAGATTTATTGTATTAATGCACGCCGTTACCTATCAAATCCTGTTCGACGGCGACGGCGTGCGGAGAAACCCATGACACGAGAGACCGACGAGACCGGCGAGACGAACCGCAACATCGAGACGACGGACGCCCGGATGCCCGTCCGAAACTCCCGCCGACGCTTCCTGCAACTCGGGGCCAGCGCGCTCGCGGCGACGACACTCGGTGCTTCGAGCGCCGCCGCCCAGGACGCGGTCACCGAGGCGTGTGGCTCGTCCGATACCCTCGACGTCGGCGACGGCGACTTCCTGCTCATCAACAACGAGTGGGGCGCCGACGTCGATATGTGCATTTGGGCCGCGGGCGACGGGACCTACGGCTACGAGTGGGCGACCAGAACGGCCGGAGGCGAACCCAACTATCCCGAGGTACTCCTCGGCACCAAGCCGTGGGGGACCGAAAGCGGCGTCGACGCGTTCCCCGTCCCCCGCGGCGACGTCGACGAACTCGAGTTGACGTTCGACGTCGACGTCGCCATCGACGGCGAGAACTGGAACCTCGCCGAGGAGTGGTGGCTCATGGACGGCAAACCGAACGCGGACGGCCCGCACACCCACGAGATCATGCTGGTCTTGGACTGGGGCGACGAGCACAGTCACGGCGATCCGGTCGCGCCGGGGGCTATCGAGGACGCTCACGGGAACGTCATCGACCACTGGGTAAGCTACGACTCAGGCGGCACCGACGCGGACTTCCACATTTTCCGACTCGCCGATCCCACCACCTCGGGCACGGTCGACCTCACGGCCATCATGTCCTACGTCGAGACCGAAATCGGCGGCGTGAGCGACGACCTCCTGCTCAGCGGCATCGAAGTCGGCAACGAGTACTGGTCCGGGACGAGCGGCGACGTCACGTTCAACACCCTGGACGTCGCGATCAACGGGCAGACGTACTCGAGCGGCGATGGGTCGACGGTCGACGACGGAGACAACGGCGACGACAGCGATGGAGACGGCAGCGACGGAGACAGCGGCGATGGTGGTGATCGTGACGTCCCCGCGTGGACTCCCGACGAGATCTACACCGCAGGCGACCAGGTGAGCCACGACGGCGCCGTCTGGGAAGCACAGTGGTGGACTCGCGGGCAGGAACCCCGCGACGAGGCGTGGTACGTCTGGCAGCGCGTCGAGTGACCGTCTACTCCGCGGCTGCGTAACGCCGGTTCGTTCTCACTCCCCTAGCGCCGCGTCGACCAGTTCCGACTCGACCGTCCGGAGCAGCGTCGACGCCGCGCTCTCCGAACAGTCCAGTTCGGCGGCGACCTCGGCCAGCGACCCCGTTCGCGGGACGTCGAAGTAGCCCAGTTCCTGCGCGGTCTCGAGCGCCTCGAACTGGCGGGCGGTGAGCCGTCCCGCGAGCGTCTCCGCGCGACGCTGGTGTTCGCTCACACGCCGGACCTCGACGCCGACGCCGTCGGGAATGCGCTCGAGCAGCGTCGGCATCGCACCGGGATCGCCGAGAACGGTGATGTGGACGTTCTCCCGTCCCGTGTACACCATCGGCGGGACGATCACGAGGCCGGGCAGGTCGAACGCCTCGAGGAACGTGACGTCGGAGCTCCGGAGGTCCATCTCCACGTAGCCGTAGAACGTATCGGCGTCGACCGGCGTGAGGTCGTACCGGTACATGTGCTCGAGATCGTCGGACAGATCGCCGAGCACGTCCGGGTCACCGACGATCAGCGACAGGAAGCGGATCTGCTCGGCCTCGCGGTCAATCTCCCAGGAGAGCACTTCTTCGCGCCGGACCGCCTCGAGGGTCGCCTCGGGGGCCGGCGACTGCATCGCGGGCGGGAGTCGAAGGGTGAGGTCGGCCGATTGCATAGCGGCCGTTCGACGCCCTCTTATAAAGAGGTTCAGTGGTTCGAGCGAGCGACGATGACCCGTCGGCGCGAACCGAGAGCTATGAGCGACACACGACCGTCGACGTCCTCGCTTCCGGGACTCCGGAGCCTCCCGCTCGTCGGAAACACGATCTCGTTCGCCCGCGAACCGCTCGCGTTCCTCGAGGCGATCCGTGAGTACGGCGACCTCGCCCGGTACGAGGCGTTCGGTCGCGAGTTCGTCGTCGTTTCCCGCCCCGACCTCGCCGAGGCGGTGCTGGTCTCTCGGAGCGACGAGTTCTGGCGGGGATCGTTCGAACACGAGTTGGGCGAGAGAGTCGGTATCGAAGGGGTGTTCTTCTCCGAGGGCGAGCAGTGGCGACGGCAGCGACTGCTCTTACAGAACGCGTTCACGCCGGCGCGGATCGAATCGTACGCCGAGGTCATGGTCGACGAGACCGTCCGAGAAGTCGCCAGCTGGCCTGAGGGAGGAGTCATCGATGTGAACGAGCGGCTGTCGGCGCTAACCCTCGGCGCGCTCACGCGGTCGCTGTTCGCCCTCCCGCTCGAGGGCGACCGCGCTGACCGCGTACGACGCTGGGTCGACGCCATGGGCGCGTACCTCGAAGCCGACTTCTTCGGGCCGGGCGCCGTGTTGCCATCGTGGTTCCCGCGGCGAACCGAACGCGAGTACGAGCACGCCACAGCCGACGTCGAAGCGCTCGTCGGGGACCTCCTGACGGAGCGTCGGGAATCGGACGCCGAGGGTGACGACCTCCTCTCGCTGCTCTCGACGGCCGAGTACCCCGACGGAACCCGTCCCTCTGCCGACGAGATCGCCGATCAGCTGCTGACGTTTCTGCTCGCGGGCCACGAGACGACCGCGACCGCGCTCACCTACGCCTGCTGGTTCCTCGCGGCCGACGGCGAAATTCGGGACCGGCTCGAGCGGGAGGTCGAGGCCGTCTGCGGCGACCGCGACCCGACGTTCGCCGATCTCCCCGAACTGACCGTCGCCGAGGCCGTCGGCCGGGAGGCGTTGCGACTCTATCCGCCGCTGCCGTTCCTCCACCGAGAGCCCCGCGAGCCGACGTCTCTCGACGGCGTCCGCGTCGGGCCCGAGACGACGATTCAATTGAACATGTACGGGATCCACCGCGACGAGCGCTGGTGGGAAGCACCCGATTCGTTCCGTCCGAAGCGCTGGCTCGACGACGACGACGATCGACCCGAGTACGCCTTCTTCCCCTTTGGCGGGGGACCGCGACACTGCATCGGCATGCGATTCGCGATGACGGAGCTCAAACTGTCGCTCGCGACGATCGCGCGTCGGGTCCGGTTCGACCGCGTCTCGACGTCGCTCGAGCCGTCGATTGAGGTCTCGCTCGATCCCGGAACCGTCGAAATGCGGGTTCGCCGACCGTAGTCGCGGACGCTACGCGTCTCTCTGCCACCGGTGGCGACGAAAAAAGCGGGCTCGAAACCGAGACGACCGCGATTACGAGATCTTGTCGTACTGCTCGGAGAGCTTCTCGGCGGCCTCGCCGAGCTGGTTGCGCTCGAACTCGGTGAGGTCCCACTCGACGATCTCCTCGACGCCGTCCGAGCCGAGCTTGACGGGAACGCCGAAGGCGGCGTCTTCGTGGCCGTACTCGCCCTCGAGTTTGACGCTGCAGGGGAGCACCTCGCCGGTGTCGCGGACGATGGCTTCGACCGTGTGGCCGACGCCGGTCGCCGGACCCCACTGGGTCGCGCCCTTCTTCTCGATGACGTTCATCGCCGAGGTCTGGAGCTCCTCGAGCAGGTCGTCCTTCTCGTTCTCGTCGAACTCGGGGTCTTGGCCGTTGACCCGCACCTTGGAGAACACGGGGACCTGGGCGTCGCCGTGCTCGCCGAGGATGGTCGCCTCGACGTTCTGGACCGGCACGTCGAAGCGCTGGGAGATCACGTAGCGGAAGCGGGCGGAGTCGAGCCGACCACCGAAGCCGATTACCTTCTCGCGTGCGCGGTCGCCCGTCTCGTAGAGGTGGCGGTTGAGCAGGTCAACGGGGTTCGACGTGGTGACGGTGATGAAGTCGTCGTTGTGCTCGGCGATCGAGGAGCCGATGTCCTCCATGATCGGCGCGTTGTCGCCGGCCAGATCGATCCGGGTCTGGCCCGGCTGGCGCGGGATGCCGGCAGTAATGACGACGACGTCCGAGCCGGCGGTGTCCTCGTAGCCCCCCTGACGGATTGTCGTGTTCGAATCGTAGGCCGCGCCGTGGTTGACGTCGGCGGCCTGGCCGATCGTGTCGTCTTCCTTGTCCGGAATGTCCACCAGAACGAGCTCGTCGGCGATGTCCCGAAGCGCGATGTTGTACGCCGCAGCGGCCCCGACCGTGCCGGCCGCTCCGACTACGCTAACTTTCGTCATACCACGTAAATCTCTACCACGCTACGCGTTAAATCCGTCGGAAACCGCTTCGTTACCCGGTCCAACGAGCTGTATTTCGACGATCGTCGATTGCTGCTGAACTCGTTCCGTTACGCCCACGCGAATCACACGAACCGGCACATCCTGCGCATTTACCGGGTTCGAATCCGACGTTCGTCGACCGGCGGCCTCGAGCCATTCTCGGTGTCACCCTTCGAGCGCCCTGTCTCGAGACCGACGAGCACGGAAACGAACGCTACCGCCGAGGGGGAACCGAATCAACCATTGCCGATGCCCGCTGTCGGTCGGGTATGCGCGTCAGCGTCATCGGCGGCGGTGCGATCACCGACGAACAGGCGGCCCGCGCGGAAGCCGTCGGGCGGGAACTCGGGTCCCGCGGCCACACGGTCGTCTGCGGCGGCCGTGGCGGGACGATGGAAGCCGTCTGTCACGGCGCGAAAGCTGAGGGCGCCACGACGATCGGAATCCTCCCGAGCGACCGCACCACACAGGCCAACGACTACGTCGACGTCCCGATCGCGACGGGGCTCGGCCACGCTCGGAACGCGCTCGTCCCCATGAACGGCGACGCGGTGATCGCGCTCACCGGCGGCGTCGGGACCCTCTCGGAGATCGGCTTTGCGGGCATCTACAACCGACCCGTCGTCGGCCTCGAGACCCACGACGTCTCCGAGATCGACGTCGAACTCGAGACCGTCGAAACCCCCGAAGCGGCCGTCGACGCGGTCGAGGCGGCACTCGAGGACCGTGCCTGAGCCG
This genomic window from Haloterrigena salifodinae contains:
- a CDS encoding universal stress protein, translating into MAVATEPVPMVDPDRVLVPTLGRPREDEALAYALETFPDAAITLLAVVTPLDAPLSEGGVLERSEDRSSQARSSAADLLESVAEPTVTARVRVEAVEGRPGTIIPQYASDADIDHVVMYGHGTDTRGFVRRFLGRGVATTVVERTSRPVTVLE
- a CDS encoding ferredoxin, with translation MKIEFDEDVCIGMYQCVAEWSEFEKDTSKGKAVLNDSEEVEDGVFVREVPDGSELDAKFAARTCPVDAIKIYDDDGEQLIP
- a CDS encoding carbohydrate-binding protein, with amino-acid sequence MTRETDETGETNRNIETTDARMPVRNSRRRFLQLGASALAATTLGASSAAAQDAVTEACGSSDTLDVGDGDFLLINNEWGADVDMCIWAAGDGTYGYEWATRTAGGEPNYPEVLLGTKPWGTESGVDAFPVPRGDVDELELTFDVDVAIDGENWNLAEEWWLMDGKPNADGPHTHEIMLVLDWGDEHSHGDPVAPGAIEDAHGNVIDHWVSYDSGGTDADFHIFRLADPTTSGTVDLTAIMSYVETEIGGVSDDLLLSGIEVGNEYWSGTSGDVTFNTLDVAINGQTYSSGDGSTVDDGDNGDDSDGDGSDGDSGDGGDRDVPAWTPDEIYTAGDQVSHDGAVWEAQWWTRGQEPRDEAWYVWQRVE
- a CDS encoding helix-turn-helix domain-containing protein; protein product: MQSADLTLRLPPAMQSPAPEATLEAVRREEVLSWEIDREAEQIRFLSLIVGDPDVLGDLSDDLEHMYRYDLTPVDADTFYGYVEMDLRSSDVTFLEAFDLPGLVIVPPMVYTGRENVHITVLGDPGAMPTLLERIPDGVGVEVRRVSEHQRRAETLAGRLTARQFEALETAQELGYFDVPRTGSLAEVAAELDCSESAASTLLRTVESELVDAALGE
- a CDS encoding cytochrome P450 is translated as MSDTRPSTSSLPGLRSLPLVGNTISFAREPLAFLEAIREYGDLARYEAFGREFVVVSRPDLAEAVLVSRSDEFWRGSFEHELGERVGIEGVFFSEGEQWRRQRLLLQNAFTPARIESYAEVMVDETVREVASWPEGGVIDVNERLSALTLGALTRSLFALPLEGDRADRVRRWVDAMGAYLEADFFGPGAVLPSWFPRRTEREYEHATADVEALVGDLLTERRESDAEGDDLLSLLSTAEYPDGTRPSADEIADQLLTFLLAGHETTATALTYACWFLAADGEIRDRLEREVEAVCGDRDPTFADLPELTVAEAVGREALRLYPPLPFLHREPREPTSLDGVRVGPETTIQLNMYGIHRDERWWEAPDSFRPKRWLDDDDDRPEYAFFPFGGGPRHCIGMRFAMTELKLSLATIARRVRFDRVSTSLEPSIEVSLDPGTVEMRVRRP
- the mdh gene encoding malate dehydrogenase, with translation MTKVSVVGAAGTVGAAAAYNIALRDIADELVLVDIPDKEDDTIGQAADVNHGAAYDSNTTIRQGGYEDTAGSDVVVITAGIPRQPGQTRIDLAGDNAPIMEDIGSSIAEHNDDFITVTTSNPVDLLNRHLYETGDRAREKVIGFGGRLDSARFRYVISQRFDVPVQNVEATILGEHGDAQVPVFSKVRVNGQDPEFDENEKDDLLEELQTSAMNVIEKKGATQWGPATGVGHTVEAIVRDTGEVLPCSVKLEGEYGHEDAAFGVPVKLGSDGVEEIVEWDLTEFERNQLGEAAEKLSEQYDKIS
- a CDS encoding TIGR00725 family protein — its product is MRVSVIGGGAITDEQAARAEAVGRELGSRGHTVVCGGRGGTMEAVCHGAKAEGATTIGILPSDRTTQANDYVDVPIATGLGHARNALVPMNGDAVIALTGGVGTLSEIGFAGIYNRPVVGLETHDVSEIDVELETVETPEAAVDAVEAALEDRA
- a CDS encoding inorganic phosphate transporter produces the protein MVALSSTVLVGTAIVTCLFMSWVLGANSNSPPFAPAIGANAISTMQAAFVIGLLAAAGALMQGGSISETVGAELIDGVAITPLAATAGLLTAATFMAIGIYTRYPIPAAFATTGAMVGVGLSLGGDPAVATYRRLGIFWALVPIMSGGLAYATATVLRRDDVPETVGVPLLAGIVGAIVANVRLGVIPDPTAEQGTLAGFVARRFGGGPALAGEFDLGTVLVTIGVGVLAFYWVRERVRDSVEDGIRSFLLVLGGIVAFSSGGSQVGLATGPLENLFRTELGLPGIVLLALGATGILAGAWMAAPRLLQATSREYAQLGVRRSIAALVPGFIVAQLAIALGIPISLNNIVLSGVIGGGLAGGSAGVSRRKIGVTITFWLLTLGSSTAVGYGLYRLLTAVIGG
- a CDS encoding class I SAM-dependent methyltransferase — protein: MDRERTRPAGDRDEMRAMADPLGRAMLAHHRDEPGELVYRDGPATQDGNVESFYFSSSESWDRPTIEALERLADREPILDVGCGAGNHLLWWADRGVRAVGVDASPNAVLTARQRGFEATLVGDMFALPVPTDAFGAVHAVGMQLGLGGSLAGIRELLWEFARVTADEATAVVDNHDPTRLDECFGYRSDPREGIAHRCFHPEFERDGADGERYREVGRTLHFLLCSPTRLREATAETPWRVGDVLRVDGDAHYRAVLEKAPSRARDRSLESE